The nucleotide window CAGTCAACTGGACGCCGAATGCGCAAGCACAACATGctcatatgtatgtgtgtgggGTGGGGGGTACTTTTCTTCGCTCCTTCACGAaacggcaaagcggcaatgTGGTCTCTACTAAAGATAAGGATAAACAGGTTgctcaaaaagggagaggagaaacaaatattgttttccttttcttcctttttttttttttttttttttttttttttcggtttCCCTTAAACAATTAACACAATTTAACAAAACACATGTGAACACGAAAAGGAAGCCAAAAAGAAGCCACAAATTagacaaaaattaaaaccttCTCTTTTCGATATTCTCAATGACGTAACAAAACAGTGTGGAAAAGCATGAATATAAaatggaaggggaaaaaaaaaaaaaaaaaacaacgtacacattttaacctcttaaaaatgttaaatgcattttttttttatttgaaaaaatgagggaaaaattaatctGCAATTTCACTACAACCAATTTTTGTTACTCACAAAGCCCAGAAAAAGACGGCagggagagagaaaaaaaggcctaACTGCATGCATGCACGAAGCACGCATCGATAGCACATCGATAGCACATCAAGATCGCATCATGCATGTTACACCTTAAAAGCGGGACAACGAGCAACTCTGCATTTCTGATCCTTTGAGTGTTCCAATGGTTAAATGGGTTAAGCGGGTTGCCCCTCGCTGTTGAGGCACTTCGCAAAATACGcaccccattttgccatttcacCATTTCGCCTCTGCCAACAGGTAGACGTCCTCACATAAAACACCCCTCAACGATTCGCAGTTTTTTCCACCACCTCTCCACAGAAGCGGCAAAGATGTTTCCACTGCGAAGCGTTTAATGGGCATATATCCGTCCTTgcgaggaatttttttttcgcttatttattttttcgtttaagCGTTGCGAAGGGGAACACTCCTTTTATGTCTCATTtggtttttcccctccattgCACGTTGACACAATTAAGCGCTTTCCGAAAAGGGCCCTTTTTATAGAAACCTGCGATGatgcagatttttttttttttttgtaatttaaaCGAAAGGGGATGagatgctaaaaaaaaaaaaaataatctccAAATATaaaggagcaaaaaggaaacagGGGAGCATATAAACACAGATCTCCACACCTGTATGAGAAAACGCGTTTGTCTGAGTGGCTCCATTTGAGCAGTTCACCTCCCTCACAGAGGCGGAGGGATATACTCCCCTCCCCTTAAACGTAACGCATAGGTCATACAGAGCAAACTTtacattttcctcttttccacCGTTTCGGATTACGACGTTGCAATTTTGAAACCCCACAATGGGGCCATTTATACCCCCATGCAAATGACGCAGTTGTTAAAATTTGACCCGCAGGAATGGCTACACAATTTTAAGTGCAACCAGTCCCTTTCACACAGGTTAATgatttgcttaaaaaaaaaaaatatataaagagaTAGAAAAACGGAATGGAAAAGTAACGAACAcatgggggaagaaaaaacgcaaCCCTCCTTGCTGCAcagtagtaaaaaaaattcgcacaGCGCATTTGAAGAGCCCACTGGATAAAGTTATCATTTTGTGTGTGCACGTGTTTTATGACGCTTCTTTGGTGTTGGGGGGTCCCACTCGGGATGACATTTTCGCTGTGTATAACTATTCCCACGGTGAAAATTAACCCTCCCGTATGAGGCCTTCATTCATATTAAGCAGCTCTCTCCCCTGCTTTGTTCCACCCTCCTAGTTGTTAGCTCCCCGTCACGCATCCCACTTTGATGTTAGAAGCGGTAGTCACCGCCATAGTCATCGTAGTAGTCATCCTCATAGTAATCATCCTCGTAGTAGTCACCATCGTAGTAGTCACCATCGTAGTAGTCACCATCGTAGTAGTCACCATCGCTGTAGTCATCATCGTAGTAGGGATCCTCCTGTGGAGCCTTCTTGCCTTTCCCAGCCTTGGGAGCTTCCCTCTTGGAAACCCTTCTCTCCTCATATGTGGGCAGGGTCCATGCCTCATCCCCCAAAAATTCGGGGGGTGAGGGGCTGGGCGTGCCCGAAAAAACTGACGCGACAGCTGAAATGGCACCTGAGATGGAGGTAACCATGGACACTATGCTGACGAACAGCCCGACGAATTGGGTGAACACTTGTGGGCGTTTCTTCTTGTACAGTTCAACCGATTGAGAGTGGTTCGAGTGGTTCGCGTGGTTAGACTGGTTCGACTGCATGTCACTGCTGCTGATGCTGTTCATGTTGCCCCCTCGCTGTGCGCCGCCATCCCCCTCCGTGAGAAcgtccaatttttttttcttcatgttCAATTCAGTTTCAATCAAAAGAGACATGATGTCCtcctcatcttcttcttcgatGTTCACGTCGAAGACAAATTTGGCTAGCACATAACTTGTGGTGGAGTACGCAGTTTCCAGGCTGAacatttttctctctctgTATAGGACCTCATTAAATGTGCTTATCTCATCGAGGGGGTAAATGTTCTTCACGTTCCCCTCTACATTTAAGATGTCCGCCTCGTGTTGAGCATTGCGTATTCCTAGCTCTGTCGCTTTGTTCAAATTTAAATcgtcaaaaatgaagatagCCCTAAATTCGGTTGTACCTTTTACCAAGTAGTATTTATATGTCCTGAGCGAACTGCCCAAcagcttctcatttttgtccACCAAATATGATTCATTGATAATCCGTTtggcattatttttaaactcAATTCGTTTGTCATTCAAAACTTCATGCGTCGAAATGGCGCATACAAGGGCTgctttgataaaaaaaatagacagcAGGAAAGTGCTCAGGggattcattttaaaaaaaaaaatttctcagTAAGGTTACGTCTGTGCAGAAAATGTGAGCAGCTTTGCCAAAAGATACTCCAAAGGAATGTGAGaacagtttttaaaaagtcaAACGTTTTAAACAACTAATGTACGAAgtgaaaaggtaaaattgTGGTAAACGTGGAAAAGACTTAACCAAAATGTGGtacttaaaaaggaacagttttttttttttttattctccacATTTGTAAGCAACAGATtagctagccaatttttttttttttttttccttttttaccttaccgttcagataaaaaaaaaaaaaaatagccaaaatgtATGTAGCTTTAAAAGGAACATCTTACAATTGGCTGCAAAACTGGGGCGCAGATTTTAGCTAGATCGAAGCAGGAAAGGTGCTACCCGTTGtccaatttttaattcaattAGGCGGCGTTACACATACTTATGCAATCATGCTTGCCCTTTTCAACATGCGGTGTGACTATTCATGCCTACGCGCCAgtttctccaaaaaaaaaaaaggtccatttggaaaattcGACGATCATGTTACTTGTAAGAGTGAAGACACGCTTATGCCCCTGCTCAACGGCTGCTCAATGCTCAACGTGGCAAAGCCCAATTTGAGTGATACGACTTCCATTTTCTGTTTTCTTGGGGaaagatacaaaaaaaaactgagcGACGTTGCtccattttaaataaagcCGCGTATCCCGGGGACGCCTCGAAAATGTGACCATGCAGAAGATGTGAAAATAATAGGCCATTTTGTGCCCGTATTTTACTATTCTTTGCAAAAGCAGACttataaagaacaaaatggttGAGAACAACTATGTCGCTGTCACCACACTTGGGGGggatacatttaaaaaaaaaaaaaacctccaAATGGGGTCAATCAAAACGACAGAAGTGCACACATGCTTCAAACTTATGACgcagtaaaaatattgaatggCGCATCATTTTCAAGCATGCCAAAGTAGccacaagaaaaaaaagttgcaaacATTGTGCATACCGCTTTGATTACACAGCAAACGTGACGTGTGTTCTATG belongs to Plasmodium vivax chromosome 3, whole genome shotgun sequence and includes:
- a CDS encoding hypothetical protein, conserved (encoded by transcript PVX_000805A), whose protein sequence is MNPLSTFLLSIFFIKAALVCAISTHEVLNDKRIEFKNNAKRIINESYLVDKNEKLLGSSLRTYKYYLVKGTTEFRAIFIFDDLNLNKATELGIRNAQHEADILNVEGNVKNIYPLDEISTFNEVLYRERKMFSLETAYSTTSYVLAKFVFDVNIEEEDEEDIMSLLIETELNMKKKKLDVLTEGDGGAQRGGNMNSISSSDMQSNQSNHANHSNHSQSVELYKKKRPQVFTQFVGLFVSIVSMVTSISGAISAVASVFSGTPSPSPPEFLGDEAWTLPTYEERRVSKREAPKAGKGKKAPQEDPYYDDDYSDGDYYDGDYYDGDYYDGDYYEDDYYEDDYYDDYGGDYRF